Genomic DNA from Triticum dicoccoides isolate Atlit2015 ecotype Zavitan chromosome 4B, WEW_v2.0, whole genome shotgun sequence:
AGACATGCTGGCACTCAACCAGCGAGATGAGGTCTGCATTTTTTGTAGCTCGTGGGGCCTCATGAGTTAGTAGGTTGTGCTCGAATGCTaactttctgtttctttttctctgGACAGCTTGATAGTCGTGTGAGACAGTTAGTTTTTGTAGATGGAGAAGACCATGCCGGTTCCAATTGTAGCTCCAAAACAGTGAATTTGGTTGTTCCATCTGGACAGGTTCCATCAGATAGACTGCCAGTCGAGTCAGGAGCAGCAAATCCACTTGGGGGCTCTAGTTTCCCTAGCTGGGAGATACCGGCGAATAATAGAATGGTTAGCCCCTTGTTGGACCTTCATGCAGATTATGACGAGAACAGCTTACCCTCACCCACCCGAGATAGTGCACCACCTTTTCCTGTGCCAAAGCCCATTGGATTTGGATTATTTCCAATGGCACCTGACAGATATTTTTCGGCGGAAAGAGTTGATCCTTCGAAAAAAGTTCTGTATCCATGTGTGAATGATGCGCTAAAGGATGTTTCCTCGTACCGACAGAAGTATGGCCAGACATCTACCTTCGCAAGTGATGATCTTCCAAGCCCAACCCCATCTGATGATGGGGATAAATCTGGAGACAAAGAAGGTGATATATTTGGTGAAGTTTCAAGCTTTTCAGCTTCTAATCTGATACCTGCCTCCCGACCTAGTGCAGTTATCAGCAGCAATGACAGTTTTGCAGGTGGTCCTCCAGGCTATGCTAAACAAATTGAACAGTCTGTTTCAGGACCCAGCCATGCTCTTAAGCCTTCAGCTAAAAGTAGAGATCCAAGGCTCAGGTTTTTGAACCGTGATTCTGGTGGTACTGCAGATGCAAATAGACATGTAAATTTGGCAGAGCCAAATGCTTCCAAAGATGGGACCTTGGGGGGTGTTGTATCAGATAATAGCCGGAAGCACAAGGCAACTGGCCAACCTCTCACGGATGAAACCGTGTTAAAAAGAGCTAGGGAGAGTACTGGGAATCCCAGAGACATGCAGGTACCACCTGGTAGAGATGGAAGTAACATTAGCTCCTATTCAGGTAACAGGGTTCAATCAAATCAGCATAAAGGGCTTGAAACTAAGGCAGCCGGGAATCCTAGTATTAGGACCAGCAGTCAACTTATTAGCAATGTAAGTAGTATCCCAGACAGTACTGGAACTCTCCAAGCCTCCCAACCTAATTCAGTTCCACAGACCAGTGCAGCTCCTATTGTTTCATTGCCTGCAGTGTTAAAGGACATTGCTGTGAACCCGACTGTGCTCATGCATTGGATTCAAATGGAACATCAGAAGTGGTCAGCATCAGAGCCTCAGCCTGCTTCAGGTATCATCTCTAGTGGCATGATCAATAATGTCACTGCTGGGATGGTTATACCACCTGGCAATGCTCCGAAGACCGCAGAAGTTGCACACATTCCTTCTTATAGGCCACAAGCAACATCGCAAACAGCCTCTGTGGTAAAGCCCTGATGAATGTCACTATCATATTATTTTACAGTGACTTCATTTGTTTGGTGACATATTTTTAGGCATATTAAGTGGAGATTATTTTTCAAATCACAATGCTCATGCTGAGGTTGTAGTAACTTTTAGGTTATGCGGTGTCAATatttacatgaacatttttttttcttttagtgCCAATTCCTGGCTTTACTGTAAGTACTGACCATATGTTTTGCTGTAGAATTCACAAAATGACCCTGGAGTAATACGCATGAAGGCCCGTGATCCCCGTCGTGTCCTCCACAATAACACATCACAGAAGAACGATACTCCGAACTCTGATCAAGCCAAAAGCAATGGAATCGCCCTGCCGGCCTTCCAGGACAGCAAAGACAATTTGATTAACCGTGAACAACTGGCAGAGCAACTTCAGACTACTGTGTTGCCATCTCAACCAGTCTCATTATCCAGCATTGCTCGACAGTCCACCATGAGCGCGAGTAAGGTGGATCCTGTCTCTAATTCACAGTTAGCTGCTTCATCGCTCATTGCTCCTCAAGAAACTTTAGTCAGCGTAAATAGGGCAGATCCAAGAGTAGCTGCTGGACAGAATGATTCCAATGATGCTGCCCCTGCTACAACACTTGGTACCAGGCCACCAGCTAACCAGTGGGGTGATCTTGATGATCTCCTCAACGGTTATGATGACCAGCAGAAGGCTCTCATACAGAAGGAAAGGGCAAGACGGATCATGGAACAGCACACGATGTTTTCATCGAGGAAACTTTGTTTAGTGCTTGATTTGGATCACACTCTCCTCAATTCTGCTAAGGTATTAGACTTTGCAGCCTAAGACTTAAAGTTGTTTCACTGTTCGACAAGTGCACTAACTTTGTATGCACTTCTAATTCAGTTTATAGAAGTGGATCCTATTCATGAAGAGATTTTGCGGAAGAAAGAGGAACAAGACCGGGAAAGGTCAGAGCGGCATCTGTTCCGATTCCATCATATGCAAATGTGGACTAAACTAAGACCAGGAATATGGAATTTTCTCGAGAAGGTTTGTTGTCTTTAGGTTTCTCAATCACTGCTCATGGACGCATTTTCCACTTCGTGTTGAAGGTTGATGTATTTGGTGCTTTATGCTGTAGGCGAGCAAGCTTTATGAGTTACATCTGTACACGATGGGGAACAAGCTGTATGCTACTGAGATGGCTAAGGTTCTTGATCCTAGTGGAACCCTGTTTGCAGGGAGAGTCATCTCAAGAGGTGGTGATGGCATCTCAAGAGGTGGTGATGGTGATACATTTGACAGCGATGACCGTGTACCAAAAAGTAAAGATCTTGATGGGGTATTGGGGATGGAATCTGCAGTAGTGATCATCGACGACTCTGTGAGAGTCTGGCCCCACAACAAAAACAATATGATTGTTGTAGAGAGGCATGTATCTCTGTCAAATATTTACTCTGATGTGAATTAATAGCAAGTGCATCTTACTAAGTCCTTTTCAAACAATTATCTGCAGATACACTTATTTCCCCTGCAGCAGACGGCAATTTGGCCTTCCTGGACCATCACTTCTTGAAATTGATCGTGATGAAAGGCCGGAGGATGGCACTCTTGCTTCTTCGTTGGCGGTAATGATGGATCCATCCCTCAACTAAACTCCTGAGAACTGAAATACACAGTTGATTATACTGACAGACTTTTCACATTCTTGAAATAGGTTATTGGGCGCATTCATCAAAACTTCTTTTCCCATCCCAACCTCAATGATGCTGATGTGCGCAGCATACTATCATCTGAGCAGCGGAGGATCCTTGCGGGCTGCCGTATTGTCTTTAGCCGGATTTTCCCTGTTGGAGAGGCTAACCCCCACTTGCATCCTCTCTGGCAGACTGCAGAGCAGTTCGGTGCAGTGTGCACGAACCAGATTGACGATCGGGTTACTCATGTTGTTGCCAACTCACTAGGAACCGACAAGGTGAATTGGGCACTACAAACAGGCAGATTCGTCGTTCACCCAGGATGGTGAGGAATTTATTATTGAAGTTTACTTCAACCCATTTTCTTATTTAATAATACCAGCTCCCGAAATAACCCATCATTTAACCAAAACTCTTACCTTGTTTGCTATCAACAGGGTAGAAGCTTCAGCACTTCTATACCGGCGTGCCAATGAACACGATTTTGCAGTAAAATAACCATTCCCGAGTCCAAATTCCTCATCCAAGAGGAATCCTCTTGGACAGTCTGTGTCATGAAAACCGAACAACACAAGTAAAAACTGGACCAGACTAAGAAAACCATGGGCCCATAAGAAAACCACATGCCAAAACAGGTAATGAAAAATGATTTATGCAAAGCCTGAATTGGTAGAGGTCGGGCCAAACTAATCTTTGGGTTGGTGAGTATTGCTTGTGAAGGGGTTCAGATGGATCATGGAAAAAAGAATGCTAAAGTGAAAAATAGATCAGCCAAGACTACCGCCCTCccttgtaaacatgtaaaaatgtaATTTTTGGTGCGCTGGCCTCGTGCAAAGATTGCCTGCCGCAGAAAAGGGTTAATGACAGCTATTGGTCATAAAGTAGCCAACGCAGCAACCATTGGGATGAACGAGGCATTAAGTCCGCGGACCCCTTTGTGGCTGTTGCCGTGTGGTGTGGCTCCAGGTGTCGGTGGCTGGATTCCTTGGCGTGCCAAATGGAAATGCAGGGTTTGATATCATGACGTGCCTGTAGCATTTGCGTGGTTCAGTTGGGCAACATTATGTGTGAACACGTGATAGCAGAAAACAATGCAAGAGAGGTGATCAGTTGGTTAATGAAGTTgtttaaagattatattaacttcAGAAACTACAAGGGCTTGTGGGGAGGTAATGATGGAAATTAACCTGCATTTTTTTTGACATACTCCCTTGGTCCTTAAATAAGGGGAAGTACAGAAATATTAAGACAGATTATGAAGTCACAATGCATTAGGAAGGTGCAAGTCATAATCTCTCCTTTTTAATTACCCCATCTTCAATGAGCCCACTTATTTGAGGATGGAGGGAGTATCATTCATATGGTATTAATGTATGATACTCCTCTTTTCTAAGAATtgtttgaagtcaaactttgtaaagtttgatcatatttatatgaaaaaatatcaacatctataatGCTAAAGTTATGCAATATGAAAATTAAGTCTCGACGCATCTAATGATAGTGATTTCACATTGTGAATGTACGtagttttttctataaagttggcaaACTTTACAAGGTTTGACatgagacaaatcttatatgcgaactaaaaaggatcggagggagtaccttCATAATGCATAGTACTATCTCCATCTAGGACCGgagggaatcctacttggggtctctcccaagGTGGCGCCCCCCGCCATGTAAATGAGCGGGGGAAAGGCATGGGAgggtggtgcccccctttcctttctcccatgagagggaaaggtagCGGGGGctagccccctttccttccctaggaCTGTTTAGCTAGGgaaaggggtgcaccagcccacaaaCCAACCCCTTGTGGGCTAGTCTGTCCCTTCCTTGGTCCATTAAGCCCATATACATgccgggggtgtccggaaccccttccggtgacccgatttcTTTCCTGTACGTCCCAAAACACTTTCGGTGTCTAAATACCATCgtcttatatatcaatctttatctttcgaccatttcaagactcatcGTCATGTTCGCGATCTCATTCAGGACTTCGAACAATATTTGGTCACCAAaagatataactcatataacactatatcgtcaaagaacgttaagcgtgtggaccctatgggtttgagaattatgtagacatgatcgagacacctctccggtcaataacaaatagcggaacctggatgcccatattggctcctacatattctacgaagatctttattagtcgaacctttatgacaacatacgtaatcccctttgtccatcggtatgttacttgcccgagattcgatcgtcggtatctctatacctagttcaatctcgttaccagcaagtctttttacttgttccgtaatacatcacctcgtgactaactccttagttgtttgcttgcaagcttataatgtgtattatcgagagggcccagagatacctcttcgatactcggagtgacaaatcctaatctcgatctatgccaactcatcaaacaccttcggagatacctgcagagcatctttatgatcacccagttatgttgtgacgtttgatagcacacaacgtattcctccggtatccgggagttgcataatctcatactcgaaggaatatgcatttggcatgaagaaagcaataccaataaaactaaatgatcattatgctaagctaacgggtgggtcttgtccatggcatcattctcctaatgatgtgatctcgtttcaAATGAcaaacatgtccatggttaggaaaccttaaccatctttgatcaacgagctagtctagtagaggcttattaGGTACactgtatttgtttatgtattcacacatctatttagtttccgatcaatacaattctagcatgaataataaacctttatcatgaataaggacatataaaataacaactttattattgcctctagggcatatttccttcagtccctcacttgcactagagtcaataatctagttcacatcgccatgtgatttaacatgaatagtttacatcgtcatgtgattaacacccatagttcacatcgccatgtggccaacacccaaaggatttactagagtcaataatctagttcacatcgccatgtgattaacacccaaagagtactaacgtgtgatcatgttttgcttgtgagagaagtttagtcaacgggtctgtcatattcagatctgtatgtatatctgcaaatttctatgtctacaatgctctgcatggcgctactctagctaattgctcccactatcaatatgtatccagattgagacttcgaGTCATCcgaattggtgtcaaagcttgcatcgatgtaaccttttacgacgaactctttatcacctccataaccgagaaatatttccttagtcctctttggtaactaaggataaattttgagcgctgtccagtgatctactcctggatcattattgcacccccttgccaaactcatggcaaggtacacaataggtctggtacacagcatgagatactttatagaacctatggctgaggcatagggaatgactttcattctctctctatcttctgccgtggtcgggttttgagtcttactcaacttcataccttgcaatgcatccaagaaccctttctttgactgatccattttaaacttcttcaaaactttgtcaaggtatgtgctttgtgaaagtcctgttaagcgtctcgatctatctctatagatcttgaagcccaatacataagtagctttaccgaggtctttcattgaaaaattcttattcaagtatccctttatgctatccagaaattctatatcatttccaatcaataatatgtcatccacatataatatcagaaatgctacacagctcccactcactttcttgtaaatacaggcttcaccataagtctatataaaaccatatgctttgatcacctcatcaaagcgtatatcccaactctgagatgcttgcaccagtccatagatggatcactggagcttgcacacttttttagcacctttaggatcaacaaaaccttctggttgcatcatatacaactttctttaagaaatccattaaggatgcaattttgacgtccatttgccagatttcataaaaggcagcaattgctaacatgattgaaacagacttaagcatcgctacgagtgagaaaaactcatcgtagtcaacccattgaacttgtcgaaaaccttttgcgacaagtcgagctttgtagacagtaacattaccatcaacgtccgtcttcttattgaagatccatttattctctatgacttgccgatcatcgggtaagtccaccaaagtccacactttattctcatacatggatcctatctcagatttcatggcttcaagccatctgtcggaatctgggctcatcataacttcttcatagttcataggttcgccttggtttagtaacatgacttccaggacaggattaccgtactactctggtgcggaatgtgttctggttgacctatgaagtttagtagtaacttgatctgatgttttatgatcatcatcattagcttcctctctagttggtgtaggcatcacgtgaAAAATTTTCTGTGATGTGCTGCTCTCCAatctgagagaaggtacaattacctcatcaagttctactttcccccccactgacttctttcgagagaaactccttctctagaaaagatccattcttggcaacaaatatcttgccttcggatctgtgatagaaggtgtacccaattgtttccttatggtatcctatgaagacgcacttctccgatttgggttcgagcttatcaggcttgcgccttttgacataagtgtctcaaccccaaactttaagaaactacgacttaggtttcttgccaaaccacagttcatacggtgtcgtctcaatggatttaggcggtgccctatttaacgtgaatacggttgtctctaatgcacaaccccaaaacgatagtggtaaattggtaagagatatcataggtcgtaccatatctaataaagtacggttacgacgttcgaacacaccattgtgttgtggtgttctaggtggcgtgagttgtgaaacaattccacattgttttaattgaaagccaaactcgtaactcaaatattcgcctccgcgatcagatcgtagaaactttattttcttgttacgatgattctccacttgactttgaaattctttgaacttttcaaatgttccagacttgtgtttcattaagtagatatacccatacctactcaaatcatctgtgaacgtcaaaaaataacgatacccgccacgtgcttcaacactcatcggaccgcacacatcggtatgtattatttccaataagtcattagcttgctccattattccggagaacggagttttagtcatcttgcctatgaggcatggttcgcaagtatcaagtgattccaaaagtccatctgcatggagtttcttcatgcgctttacaccaatatgtgacctaaacgacagtgccacaaatatgttgcactatcattatcaactttgcatcttttggcatcaatattatgaatatgtgtatcactacgatcgagattcaataaaccatttacattgggtgtatgaccatagaaggttttattcatgtaaagagaacaacaattattctctgacttaaatgaataaccgtatcgcaataaacatggtccaatcatattcatgctcaacgcaaacaccaactaacatttatttaggtccaacactaatcccgaaggtagaggtagtgtgcgatggtgatcttatcaaccttggaatcacttccaacacacattgtcacctcgcccttaactagtctctgttcattttgcaactcttgtttcgagttaccaatattagcaactgaaccgatatcaaatacccatggCTACTATGAAcagtagtaaagtacacatcaataacatgtatatcaaatatacctttgttcacctttccatccttcttatccgccaagtatttgggggcagttccgcttccagtgaccatttcatttgcagtagaagcacccaattttaggcttgggtctagctttgggtttcttcatgggagcggcaacttgtttgccactcttcttgaagtttcctttctttcccttttgccctctttcttgaaactagtggtcttgttaaccatcaacatttgatgctctttcttgatttctaccttcgctgatttcagcatcgcgaagagctcgggaatcgttttcgtcatcccttgcatattatagttcatcacgaagttctaatagCTTGGtgttagtgactagagaactctgttaatcactatcttatctggaagattaactcccacttgattcaagcgattgtactacccagacaatctaagcatatgctcgctggctgagctattctcctccatcttgtaggcaaagtacttgtcacagGTCTCATACTTCTCGATGCGGGCAtgcgtctgaaataccaatttcagctcttgaaacatctcatatgttccatggcattcaaaatgtctttgaagccctgattctaagccgtaaagcatggcgcactaaactatcaagtagtcatcatactgagcttgtcaaatgttcataacgtctgcatcagctcctgcaacaggtctgtcacctagtggtgcatcaaggacataattcttctgtgcagcaatgaggataatactcagaccacggacccagtccgcatcattgctactatcatctttcaacttagttttctctatgaacatatcaaaaacataggggagctacaacgcgagctattgatctacaacataatttgcaaatactatcaggactaagttcatgataaattaaagttcaattaatcaaattactaatgaactcccacttaaataaacatccctcaagttatctaagtgatacgtgatccaaatcaactaacccatgtccgatcatcacgtgagatggggtagtcatcaatggtgaacatctctatgttgatctctACTATAtgtctcacgttcgacctttcggtctctagtgttccgagactatgtctatacatgctaggatcgtcaagtttaacccaagcattctgcatgtgcaaaactgtcttacacccgttgtgtcgtggatttgtcacgatagatgtcctagtgtgaggacttagtcgtgaggccaacgcatctatgcggtaacttgaaggggttgatcggaatcgagagacgcaacatgcaagacaaagatttagacagcttcgggccccgggaaacatcatccggtaatagccctacatgttgtttgtggctaggtctcattatgatcacgagGGAGTCGTCGTGAACCgactctcctagttgtgtctagcctagagattattgcttgttccttgtccctcttggggtgccctgcccctccttatatatgttgaaggggcgggttacatgactagtcctagtaggattaggattattctattacaattggagtcctagtcttgcttcctctgTAAGGGAatactccttatgcctttcctcgtaaaccggcccactattaacataaaccggccttctgggccttgggctttGTCATCCGTccgccgcccgccgggttaccagtgcgtcataatgttcaggcaggttgcttgtaaaccatCTGGTCAGGATGGGACGCCAGTGAATTGCCAAGTGTCAACCGGGTCTCTAGTAAACCGCCAAGCCCGGCCGgttcataccgtggggtatatccccgacattagcccccagtttagcttggatttatccatggtaaactgatcctgtaaacaaaaacaagaaacaacATTGACAAGTTGTACTCCGGGTaaaaaattcttgtaaaccggcacctgatcatccttaaatctttgtcatttcctccttctagaaaatccgggtcagtagaccagcttcataatcaatttgcttgtagaaaaaATATTGTAAATAAGAATCCATCTGACtcggccttcaatgctttgacttaacaaaaatattgatcttcaaatattcaactgatattcagccggtctGAAAATATAGAACTTGTCgatctatgatttccaaaatcgtcgggttataaaaactgagaattctgggtcatgattgttgcagacaccaggCCATCATGATTGGTGACACCGGGTCAATAAttgttggtgacgccgggtcataattgttgcagacaccgggtcaatctggttagctcaaaactgaaaattggaagatatttctctcttatatccatatttacttgtagcccccaagtcttgaacagaacaaagtgatgatttgagacttgtttccatataattactgccactttgaagaaatccatgttgttcatctcagtcactagtaaaaacttaatactccatattatgtagcccccaagtgccgggttgtcatgcttgcagcaacctgggccttgaaattgccttatgctcataaaaacttcaaccagtgtagcccccaagggccgggtcattattcaataatgagcagggactttgtaaatataatcatgtagactttgaacagcaacgtgtagcccccaagggccgactcaataagataataatgagcagggacttgctatatactttaatgaaaataacatTTTATAATGTAgcctccatcgtagggcttgaacccacgtccacaaggttaagagctttgtgctttaccaactgagcaatggaaccTTAAATATATAGGatttaacttgtgtaccttgaatttttgacaggagcaattggtagcccccaagggtcggctcattataatgtgatgagtcaggtcttcaataagattagcaaaaaatgactttgcattagcccccaagtgtcatggtgtatgcttgcagcgacatgagactggcatatttgatataatctcaactttgaataatgtagcccccaagtggtgGGTCATAAACCTGCAGCGACTCGCGGCtactccttcaattgtagaataaatcatatccattgataatatgatagccattgcgctaaagtgactttgaaaaccttaattataatactggttattgataaccataataaaatccagccatgttggctatttgaagatttaaataatataatccaatgatttatgagcacatgattccaatggcgcaatccaaatatatactggcgacttatagtccaaagccaggccaagttaataaacaccggataatttctcatcatactggcgacttgtagtcgaaaGCCAGGCCAGGTTAATAAACGCCGacggtttataatcatgctttattcaacctgtttctgcatataacaagtttaaagtgtcctagcggtttaccgccggatgcgtcataatgcccaacatataacccgggcttataaccaaggctgtaaagataatgaaatatgaaacacatcatacctgtgatattgaatcacatcgttggtttaccaactttcttgtagtaagggtgatgtcccaaatcttgagtactgataactcctcccatattttgccggtttatgataaaaccgcaccgggttataataaacaccggattatccatatataatattggcaacttgtagtcgaaaccagaacgggttaagaaacaccggattataagtaaTCATGTACTGCCAACTTGGagttgaaagtcgagccgggttaacGAACGCCGGTTTATCAAAAACATCATAAATCTTCatcaaag
This window encodes:
- the LOC119295964 gene encoding RNA polymerase II C-terminal domain phosphatase-like 3; this encodes MRVTLTPKDEDWLVELMTRERPRSAVVAPGGDVFTASGGGETSDGDSSESLEEISAADFKESSSGTAAASASSQRSRVWMGYTMSRSYAPAFHSFAWAQAVQNKPLVPRPADEDEVEHLVDASEEEKEEGEIEEGEAVQSTSPPIKQPEAIDLDSDAQDKSESVAMEQTPLAVEAADELDFDQRVGSILEELERLSIEEAEKSFEGSCVRLRSCFESLKPLFPESGSPMPMLDALVQQAFVGIDTITTVANSYAMPKREQNKNMLLKLLFHIKNRYSDMLALNQRDELDSRVRQLVFVDGEDHAGSNCSSKTVNLVVPSGQVPSDRLPVESGAANPLGGSSFPSWEIPANNRMVSPLLDLHADYDENSLPSPTRDSAPPFPVPKPIGFGLFPMAPDRYFSAERVDPSKKVLYPCVNDALKDVSSYRQKYGQTSTFASDDLPSPTPSDDGDKSGDKEGDIFGEVSSFSASNLIPASRPSAVISSNDSFAGGPPGYAKQIEQSVSGPSHALKPSAKSRDPRLRFLNRDSGGTADANRHVNLAEPNASKDGTLGGVVSDNSRKHKATGQPLTDETVLKRARESTGNPRDMQVPPGRDGSNISSYSGNRVQSNQHKGLETKAAGNPSIRTSSQLISNVSSIPDSTGTLQASQPNSVPQTSAAPIVSLPAVLKDIAVNPTVLMHWIQMEHQKWSASEPQPASGIISSGMINNVTAGMVIPPGNAPKTAEVAHIPSYRPQATSQTASVNSQNDPGVIRMKARDPRRVLHNNTSQKNDTPNSDQAKSNGIALPAFQDSKDNLINREQLAEQLQTTVLPSQPVSLSSIARQSTMSASKVDPVSNSQLAASSLIAPQETLVSVNRADPRVAAGQNDSNDAAPATTLGTRPPANQWGDLDDLLNGYDDQQKALIQKERARRIMEQHTMFSSRKLCLVLDLDHTLLNSAKFIEVDPIHEEILRKKEEQDRERSERHLFRFHHMQMWTKLRPGIWNFLEKASKLYELHLYTMGNKLYATEMAKVLDPSGTLFAGRVISRGGDGISRGGDGDTFDSDDRVPKSKDLDGVLGMESAVVIIDDSVRVWPHNKNNMIVVERYTYFPCSRRQFGLPGPSLLEIDRDERPEDGTLASSLAVIGRIHQNFFSHPNLNDADVRSILSSEQRRILAGCRIVFSRIFPVGEANPHLHPLWQTAEQFGAVCTNQIDDRVTHVVANSLGTDKVNWALQTGRFVVHPGWVEASALLYRRANEHDFAVK